The genomic stretch ATCGACGACTTCGAGCGGACTAATGGTCGATATCGAACGGTTGGGTGAGCATGTCGGTGAGACCGTCACCGTGCGGGGGTGGGTGGAGACGACCCGTGGTCACGGCAAGGTCGCGTTCCTCGTGGTCAGGGACGGCACCGGCACCGTGCAAGCCGTCCTGCTCAAGAATCAGATCGAGGAAGCCGCATGGACGCTGCACGGCGCGTTGACGCAAGAGTCGCTCGTCACCGTCACGGGTGAGGTCAAGCAGGATGCGCGGGCGCCCGGCGGATACGAGCTCGGGGTCAGGGCGTTGTCGTTGCTGTCGGGCGCGGACGAATACCCGATCCAGGCCAAGGAGCACGGGGTCGACTTCCTACTCGATCACCGACATCTCTGGCTGCGTTCCTCGCTGCAGCGGGCCAGCCTCAAGGTGCGCGCGGAGGTCTCGCAGGCGATCCACGACTTTTTCTACGGCCGCGGCTTCACCCGGATCGATACGCCTATTCTCACGGGTGTGATCGGTGAGCATGCCGGGACGCTCTTCGAGACCGAGTATTTCGGCGAGACGGCCTATCTAGCGCAGACGGGTCAGCTCTATGTCGAGGCCGCGTGCCCCGCGTTCAAAAAAGTGTACTGCTTCGGTCCGACGTTTCGGGCGGAGAAGTCGAAGACACGGCGACACCTGACCGAGTTCTGGATGATCGAGCCTGAGGTCGCATTCGCGGACTCGGACGACAACATGCGTCTGCAGGAGGAGTTCGTTTCGTATCTGGTGGAGAGAGCCCTCGAGAATTGCGCGGATGAGCTCGAAGTCCTGGAACGGGACACCAGCAATCTCGAGCGCATCAAGACTCCGTTCCCCCGCATCAGCTACACCGAAGCGGTGGAGCTCCTGAAGCAGAAGGGATCCAAGACCGAATGGGGGCAGGACCTGGGCGCGCCCGACGAAGCGTCGCTGATGGAGGATCAGGACCGTCCGCTCTTCGTCTACAACTATCCGAAGGGCGCCAAGGCCTTTTACATGAAGGAGAATCCGGACGATCCACGAACGGTGCTCTGCAATGACCTGCTCGCGCCGGAAGGGTACGGTGAGATCATCGGCGGGAGTCAGCGAGAGGATGACCACGACCGGCTCCTGGCTCGCATCCAGGAGGAGGGTCTGCCCGTAGCGGCATACCGGTGGTACCTCGATCTGCGGCGCTTTGGCACCTTCCCGCACTCGGGATTCGGACTCGGGCTCGAGCGCACTGTCGGGTGGATCACGGGCCGCCACCACATCCGCGAGATGATCCCGTTCCCGCGCCTCATGAACCGGCTGTACCCTTAGCAGATTGTGGTAGAAGTACAGTGCGCCCAATACCTGAAGATGATATGACCCGACGAGTTGGTCTCTCCCACGGGCTGCTGAGTTCGTAGTGCCGAGGGCAGTGTTGGACATGATGGACCGGCGTCCCATTTGGGCGATGCCGCAGTGGGTCCCCGAGGAGATTCGTGCGGCGCTGCCGGGCGATTGGCAGCTCGTCGTCATCGACGAAGAGACCGACGGCTCAGGGGACGGAGGGGGGCGGGTGTCGGCGGCCGTGCTCGAGGCCATCGCCTCGGCGGAGATCTACTTCGGTTACGGAATCGCCGCCGAGCTCATCGAAGCGGGTCGGGCGCTCCGTTGGGTCCACTCGGGTGCCGCAGGCGTCGGCAGCTCCCTGACCCCCGTGATGCTCTCGAGCGACGTGGTGTTCACGAACTCCGCCAAAGTCCACGCGGAGCCGATGGCCGAGACCGTGATCGGCATGATCCTGTTCTTCGGCCGAGGACTCGACTTAGCGGTCACCAACCAACGCACGTCCGACTGGGACACTGACCCCTACTATCGAGGTGAAGCGCCGCTCAGCGAGCTCTCCACGTCGACTCTGGGCATCGTCGGGTACGGGGGCATCGGCCGAGAGGTCGCGCGACGTGCGGCGAGCCTGGGTGCGCGCGTCATCGCTCTCAAGCGCAGTCCGCCCGGGCCCGAAGACGCGGCGCTGAAGGCTGTCGGGGGTGGAGG from Gemmatimonadota bacterium encodes the following:
- the asnS gene encoding asparagine--tRNA ligase, whose product is MVDIERLGEHVGETVTVRGWVETTRGHGKVAFLVVRDGTGTVQAVLLKNQIEEAAWTLHGALTQESLVTVTGEVKQDARAPGGYELGVRALSLLSGADEYPIQAKEHGVDFLLDHRHLWLRSSLQRASLKVRAEVSQAIHDFFYGRGFTRIDTPILTGVIGEHAGTLFETEYFGETAYLAQTGQLYVEAACPAFKKVYCFGPTFRAEKSKTRRHLTEFWMIEPEVAFADSDDNMRLQEEFVSYLVERALENCADELEVLERDTSNLERIKTPFPRISYTEAVELLKQKGSKTEWGQDLGAPDEASLMEDQDRPLFVYNYPKGAKAFYMKENPDDPRTVLCNDLLAPEGYGEIIGGSQREDDHDRLLARIQEEGLPVAAYRWYLDLRRFGTFPHSGFGLGLERTVGWITGRHHIREMIPFPRLMNRLYP
- a CDS encoding D-2-hydroxyacid dehydrogenase, with the protein product MPRAVLDMMDRRPIWAMPQWVPEEIRAALPGDWQLVVIDEETDGSGDGGGRVSAAVLEAIASAEIYFGYGIAAELIEAGRALRWVHSGAAGVGSSLTPVMLSSDVVFTNSAKVHAEPMAETVIGMILFFGRGLDLAVTNQRTSDWDTDPYYRGEAPLSELSTSTLGIVGYGGIGREVARRAASLGARVIALKRSPPGPEDAALKAVGGGGSLAANIDVVHGAEGLDRVLSESDVLVLAAPETEQTRGMIDAGALRRMKAGALLINVARGGLVVEDALVAALREGRLRGAGLDVFVKEPLAADHPLWALPNVLITPHVSAVTRGFWARETALILHDLDCFLRGAAPTEWRNRVDKAAGY